In Candidatus Limnocylindrales bacterium, the following are encoded in one genomic region:
- a CDS encoding N-acyl homoserine lactonase family protein, whose protein sequence is MTTNIFDILPPSTDRICEIYALKLGEITRDTSFVVYLTDFGVPITTFYYVWCIKGSDGIVLVDTGFTSKIPQSQAVRNLTSPVDQLAKIGVDAKEISTVIISHLHWDHAGGCNFFPKATFYIQRREFEFFTENPLSKYKPFTKVTYQEGLEQLVKLKEAGRVKLVEGAAPIAPGISVMLAPGHTPGLMVTLVNTARGIAAISSDCGHLFRNFEEEIPSSIITDMITWLESYRRIKGVVSAPDLIFPGHDALMITRYPRVAEGVSKLV, encoded by the coding sequence ATGACAACCAACATATTTGATATCTTACCTCCTTCAACGGATAGGATTTGTGAAATTTATGCTCTAAAACTTGGGGAGATTACACGGGATACTTCCTTCGTTGTTTATCTCACCGATTTTGGCGTTCCCATCACTACGTTTTATTATGTTTGGTGCATTAAAGGATCTGATGGGATAGTCCTGGTAGATACGGGATTTACTTCAAAAATTCCCCAAAGTCAGGCCGTTCGTAACCTCACCAGTCCTGTAGATCAACTGGCTAAAATCGGAGTAGATGCCAAAGAAATTTCCACAGTGATCATCAGCCATCTTCACTGGGATCATGCTGGAGGATGTAACTTTTTTCCTAAAGCTACTTTTTATATCCAAAGGCGAGAATTTGAATTTTTTACCGAGAATCCTTTAAGTAAATATAAACCTTTCACAAAGGTTACTTATCAAGAAGGCTTGGAACAACTGGTTAAGCTTAAGGAAGCTGGACGGGTGAAGTTAGTGGAGGGTGCCGCTCCTATCGCTCCGGGTATTTCTGTGATGTTAGCTCCAGGACATACGCCAGGTCTTATGGTAACCCTGGTAAACACGGCCCGGGGAATTGCTGCCATTAGCTCGGATTGTGGCCATCTATTTCGGAACTTCGAAGAGGAAATACCCTCCAGTATTATTACCGATATGATAACCTGGCTGGAGAGTTACCGACGAATCAAGGGGGTTGTCTCGGCTCCGGACCTCATCTTTCCCGGTCATGATGCCCTGATGATAACCCGGTATCCTCGTGTAGCAGAGGGAGTTTCCAAATTGGTATAG
- the topA gene encoding type I DNA topoisomerase — MTKSLVIVESPAKAKTISKFLGPQYTVKASVGHVKDLPEKELGVDIENNFKPKYVVIKGKKKILSEIKEAAKKADAIYLAPDPDREGEAISWHIAQELKDKQDHIYRVMFNEITRRTVLESMKNPGRIDLNKVDAQQARRILDRLVGYKISPLLWKKVRKGLSAGRVQSVALRLICEREREIQNFVPEEYWSITAHLRGEFPPDFEARLFKSGNEKIKIENEQQARSILEDLEGASYKVDKIDKKERKRNPTPPFTTSTLQQEAARKLKFSAKKTMMIAQNLYEGLEIGQEGAVGLITYMRTDSTRVSEEAQAEARQYILEKYGKDYVPEVPHKYKTQKAAQEAHEAIRPTSVYRVPASLKNYLTEDQYKLYELIWNRFIASQMESALLEVTTVDILAGKYLFRATGSVIKFLGFMKIYVEGKDDIQQGINEDEGDLDSDQDKILPPLRVGEVLTLLKLVPKQHFTEPPPRYSEASLVKELEAQGIGRPSTYATILSTIQQRDYTRKEKGKFVPTELGMLVVDLLLENFPHLFNVKFTAEMEDQLDKIEEGRANWVQSLEEFYRSFNQELQKAFVEMRDVKKEMEEVTEEICEKCGQPMVIKWGRYGKFMACSGFPKCRNTRKIPQTEDGQVKTQTEVVTDEKCEKCGNSLVVREGKFGRFLACSTYPRCQFTKPFSTGISCPEEGCNGTLVERRGRNGRTFYSCSNYPNCKYSLAYKPVAEPCPKCQAPFLIEKWDKDRETSIIQCQHKGCDFQKQESEARNPELE, encoded by the coding sequence ATGACAAAATCTTTAGTGATTGTAGAATCTCCTGCGAAAGCAAAAACCATCAGTAAGTTTTTAGGTCCTCAATATACCGTTAAAGCATCTGTTGGGCATGTTAAAGACCTCCCGGAGAAAGAACTGGGGGTTGATATTGAGAATAATTTTAAACCTAAATACGTGGTTATCAAGGGTAAGAAAAAAATTTTATCTGAAATCAAAGAGGCTGCCAAGAAAGCAGACGCGATTTATTTAGCTCCGGACCCGGACCGGGAAGGAGAGGCTATTTCCTGGCATATTGCCCAGGAGCTTAAAGACAAGCAAGATCACATCTACCGGGTTATGTTTAACGAGATTACCCGGCGAACGGTTCTGGAATCCATGAAGAATCCAGGTCGGATTGATCTCAATAAAGTAGATGCCCAGCAGGCCCGAAGGATTTTGGACCGCCTGGTGGGATATAAAATTAGTCCCCTCCTCTGGAAGAAAGTTCGTAAAGGGCTTAGTGCAGGGCGGGTTCAATCGGTAGCGTTGCGGTTGATTTGTGAACGGGAGCGGGAAATTCAAAATTTTGTCCCGGAGGAATACTGGTCCATTACAGCTCATTTAAGAGGTGAGTTTCCGCCGGATTTCGAAGCCAGACTCTTTAAATCGGGCAATGAGAAAATCAAAATAGAGAATGAACAACAAGCCCGATCTATCTTGGAAGATCTGGAGGGGGCTTCTTATAAGGTAGACAAAATTGACAAAAAAGAACGAAAGCGGAATCCAACTCCCCCGTTTACGACCAGTACTCTTCAACAGGAAGCTGCAAGGAAACTAAAATTCTCTGCGAAGAAGACCATGATGATTGCCCAGAATCTCTATGAAGGCCTTGAAATCGGTCAGGAAGGTGCAGTGGGTCTGATTACCTATATGCGAACAGACTCTACTCGGGTATCGGAGGAAGCCCAGGCAGAAGCTCGCCAATACATTTTAGAAAAGTATGGAAAGGACTATGTTCCCGAAGTACCCCATAAATACAAAACCCAAAAAGCGGCCCAGGAAGCCCATGAAGCTATCCGCCCCACTTCGGTTTATCGGGTTCCGGCATCCTTAAAAAATTACCTGACGGAGGATCAGTACAAACTCTATGAGCTAATCTGGAACCGATTTATTGCCAGTCAGATGGAATCGGCCCTCTTAGAAGTAACAACGGTAGATATCCTGGCCGGTAAGTATCTCTTTCGGGCAACCGGGTCTGTGATAAAGTTTTTGGGGTTTATGAAAATTTATGTGGAAGGCAAAGATGATATCCAGCAAGGAATCAATGAGGATGAAGGAGATTTGGATTCAGATCAGGATAAAATTCTACCTCCACTTCGAGTAGGTGAAGTCCTGACCCTCCTGAAGCTGGTTCCCAAACAGCATTTTACCGAGCCTCCACCCCGGTACTCCGAAGCCAGCCTGGTCAAGGAGTTGGAAGCTCAGGGGATTGGGCGTCCCAGTACCTATGCAACGATTTTGAGTACAATCCAGCAGCGGGATTACACGCGAAAGGAAAAGGGAAAGTTTGTTCCCACCGAGTTAGGTATGCTGGTAGTGGACCTTCTTCTGGAAAATTTCCCTCACCTTTTTAATGTAAAATTTACTGCGGAAATGGAAGATCAGTTGGATAAGATCGAAGAGGGGAGAGCTAACTGGGTTCAATCTTTGGAAGAGTTTTACCGATCCTTTAATCAAGAGTTGCAGAAGGCCTTTGTAGAAATGCGAGATGTTAAAAAAGAGATGGAGGAAGTAACCGAAGAGATCTGCGAGAAATGTGGTCAGCCTATGGTAATCAAGTGGGGCCGTTATGGGAAGTTTATGGCCTGTTCCGGTTTTCCTAAATGTCGAAACACCCGAAAAATCCCGCAAACTGAAGATGGTCAGGTCAAAACTCAAACCGAAGTGGTTACCGATGAAAAGTGTGAAAAGTGCGGTAATTCCTTAGTTGTTAGGGAAGGGAAGTTTGGAAGATTTCTTGCCTGCTCTACTTATCCCAGGTGTCAGTTTACAAAACCTTTCAGTACTGGAATTTCCTGTCCAGAAGAAGGGTGTAATGGGACGCTGGTAGAGCGGCGGGGACGAAATGGGAGAACTTTTTATAGTTGTAGTAATTATCCAAACTGCAAATACTCCCTGGCCTATAAACCTGTTGCAGAGCCTTGTCCAAAGTGTCAGGCTCCTTTTTTGATTGAAAAATGGGATAAAGATCGTGAGACTTCTATTATTCAATGCCAGCATAAAGGATGTGATTTTCAAAAGCAGGAGTCGGAGGCCAGAAACCCGGAGTTAGAGTAA
- a CDS encoding NYN domain-containing protein codes for MTIIIDGYNFIGRSRKLRIEDPHCREKLFRKLTDYCRLRKKDVIVVFDGACLGPGVDKKRTYGRITILYSSGGLSADEEIVRLIRADKQKKQLLVVTSDHEVQNYAKSMGTQVTKSEEFERDIERVFAQNRGREERNRRLSNKEVQKWLEIFSQSPSDEGEVDFPSGEDVKSFPEESPPKREATAMQGSSIDESASPFQKKLPSVARKNKGVLQEERIQKLKKIKKKMPEKQTLDRVHVHLSELEIQEWLKIFKEK; via the coding sequence ATGACCATCATTATAGATGGATATAACTTTATCGGTCGGTCTCGAAAATTAAGGATCGAAGATCCCCACTGTCGAGAAAAGCTCTTTCGAAAATTGACCGATTATTGCAGACTTCGAAAGAAGGATGTTATTGTTGTCTTCGATGGGGCTTGTCTGGGACCCGGGGTGGATAAAAAACGGACCTACGGAAGGATTACGATCCTGTATTCTTCAGGAGGGCTTAGTGCCGATGAAGAGATTGTAAGACTAATCCGTGCCGACAAACAAAAAAAGCAATTGCTGGTAGTCACTTCGGATCATGAGGTTCAAAACTATGCAAAATCCATGGGGACCCAGGTGACTAAATCGGAAGAATTTGAGCGGGATATCGAGAGAGTTTTTGCTCAAAATCGCGGCCGGGAAGAGAGAAACCGCCGCCTTTCCAACAAAGAGGTCCAAAAGTGGCTGGAAATCTTTAGTCAATCTCCCTCAGATGAGGGAGAAGTTGACTTCCCTTCGGGAGAGGATGTAAAATCTTTTCCTGAGGAAAGTCCTCCAAAAAGAGAAGCCACGGCAATGCAAGGGAGTAGTATAGATGAATCGGCGTCCCCATTTCAGAAGAAACTTCCCAGTGTAGCTAGAAAAAACAAAGGAGTTCTCCAAGAAGAAAGGATTCAAAAGCTAAAAAAGATAAAGAAAAAAATGCCCGAGAAACAAACCCTGGATCGGGTTCATGTTCATCTTTCTGAGTTAGAAATTCAAGAATGGCTGAAAATCTTCAAGGAAAAATAG
- the fbp gene encoding class 1 fructose-bisphosphatase gives MKPIMTISRYILEQQREIPGATGEFSDLLSTITLAAKVITREVRRAGLTNILGFTGTENVQGEKVTKLDEFAHNVLLEILGRSGHVCALASEEEADLIPIPDGYPLGKYIVLLDPLDGSSNIDANVSVGTIFSIHRRITKEGRGTLEDVLQPGYKQVGAGYILYGSSTMMVYSTGHGVHGFTLDPTVGEFLLSHKNIRIPEKGKIYSINEGNSNRWGKGVQNYINYLKEEDKKTDRPYSSRYIGSLVADFHRNLLYGGIFLYPADSKNPKGKLRLLYEAAPMAYLIEQAGGLASTGYERILDIQPTELHQRVPLIIGSREDVLMAEKFIREWQ, from the coding sequence ATGAAACCAATCATGACAATATCCCGGTATATTTTAGAGCAACAAAGGGAAATTCCAGGTGCTACAGGAGAATTCTCAGACCTTTTATCGACGATTACCCTGGCAGCCAAAGTTATCACCCGAGAAGTCAGGAGAGCCGGTCTAACCAATATATTAGGATTCACAGGGACGGAGAACGTTCAAGGGGAGAAGGTCACCAAACTGGATGAATTTGCCCATAACGTACTCTTAGAAATTTTAGGGCGTTCTGGCCATGTATGTGCTCTGGCCTCAGAGGAGGAAGCCGATTTGATCCCAATTCCAGATGGATACCCCCTGGGAAAATATATTGTTCTTTTGGATCCTTTGGATGGTTCTTCTAATATCGATGCCAATGTCAGTGTCGGAACCATTTTCTCTATTCATCGGAGAATTACCAAGGAAGGAAGGGGGACCTTAGAAGATGTCCTCCAGCCAGGATATAAGCAAGTAGGAGCCGGGTATATTCTTTATGGGTCCAGTACCATGATGGTTTATAGCACGGGTCATGGGGTGCACGGATTTACTCTGGATCCGACCGTTGGAGAGTTTCTTCTCTCCCATAAAAACATCCGAATACCTGAGAAGGGAAAAATTTATAGTATTAATGAAGGGAATTCTAACCGTTGGGGAAAAGGGGTTCAGAATTATATCAACTATTTAAAAGAAGAAGATAAGAAAACGGATCGTCCCTATTCCTCCCGTTATATTGGATCGTTAGTTGCAGATTTTCATCGTAATCTTCTCTATGGGGGTATTTTCCTATATCCTGCGGATAGTAAAAACCCAAAGGGGAAACTGAGACTTCTTTATGAGGCGGCTCCTATGGCCTACCTTATAGAGCAAGCGGGGGGATTGGCCAGTACAGGATACGAAAGAATTCTAGATATTCAGCCTACAGAACTTCATCAAAGAGTTCCTCTTATCATCGGGAGTCGAGAGGATGTTTT
- a CDS encoding SDR family oxidoreductase encodes MNENKEPAKTVFVTGGSGFLGWNLVKALKDHYRVFAGYYHHPFQMERVKTLKLNISDKGEVREVLKKVQPDLIFHTAALARVEVCEKDKESAYRINVEGTRNLILESPKNSRFIYVSTDLVFNGKRSFYKETDLPDPLNFYGETKLLGEVVTAENAPDYLIIRISLMYGFGNSFSESFLDWLRKTWTQGGKTKLFTDQYRTPLLVSEAVEALKEVATISTKREIFHLGGRERITRYEFGKKFAELYGYPIHLIEPASMASVLTVNMPADCSFSINKIQNLLSFTLSDVEEGLKKLYQEDQGESFAPKNSD; translated from the coding sequence ATGAACGAAAACAAAGAGCCCGCTAAAACTGTATTCGTAACCGGAGGGAGTGGATTCCTCGGATGGAATCTGGTAAAGGCTTTAAAAGATCACTACCGGGTTTTCGCCGGTTATTACCATCACCCTTTCCAAATGGAAAGGGTTAAAACTTTAAAGTTAAATATCTCAGATAAAGGTGAGGTCCGGGAGGTCCTGAAAAAAGTCCAACCTGATCTGATTTTCCATACGGCAGCCCTTGCTAGGGTAGAGGTATGTGAAAAAGATAAGGAATCGGCCTATCGAATCAATGTAGAGGGAACTCGAAATCTAATCCTCGAATCTCCCAAAAATAGCCGCTTTATTTATGTTTCCACAGACCTGGTTTTTAATGGAAAACGGAGTTTCTATAAAGAAACCGACCTTCCGGATCCTTTAAATTTTTACGGGGAAACCAAGCTACTTGGAGAAGTGGTAACAGCCGAAAATGCTCCGGACTATCTTATCATACGGATATCTTTAATGTACGGTTTTGGCAATAGTTTTAGCGAAAGTTTTCTGGACTGGTTACGAAAAACCTGGACCCAGGGAGGTAAAACGAAGTTATTTACCGATCAATATAGGACTCCCCTGTTGGTTTCTGAAGCTGTTGAGGCTTTAAAGGAGGTGGCTACCATTTCTACAAAACGGGAGATATTTCATCTGGGTGGAAGGGAGCGGATTACACGATACGAATTCGGAAAGAAATTTGCCGAACTCTATGGATACCCTATCCACCTTATAGAACCGGCTTCCATGGCCAGTGTCTTAACGGTCAATATGCCTGCCGACTGCTCTTTTTCCATTAATAAAATCCAGAACCTTTTAAGCTTTACCCTATCGGATGTAGAGGAAGGTCTTAAAAAATTATACCAGGAGGACCAGGGAGAATCCTTCGCTCCTAAAAATTCTGATTAA
- the xerA gene encoding site-specific tyrosine recombinase/integron integrase — MAENLQGKIETYLDKFLGYLQIEKNLSQRTIESYRTDLLQFEKFLQDTRFGIKEHSPEGLIDWTRIDKTVIRAFLGHLHEKGRAKTSIARKLAAIRSFLKYLNREGILTLNPASFVTSPKLPQRIPSFLSVSEVSTLLQSVDPQVNPENSSSQTSKRIGFSAPHLLSLRDHAILEVLYATGIRVGELVNLKINQVNFEEKTIRVRGKGKKERMVLLGTPAVAALKAYLLERERLESLLRTERNENPPLFVDYKGDPLTDRSIRRIVEKCVRKSLLSKQISPHSLRHTFATHLLDSGADLRAIQELLGHESLSTTQKYTHVSINKLMEVYEKAHPKA; from the coding sequence ATGGCTGAAAATCTTCAAGGAAAAATAGAAACTTATTTAGATAAATTCCTGGGATATCTGCAGATAGAAAAGAATTTATCCCAACGAACAATTGAAAGTTATCGAACCGACCTGCTTCAGTTCGAGAAGTTTCTCCAAGATACCCGGTTTGGTATAAAAGAGCACTCCCCAGAAGGTTTGATAGATTGGACAAGGATAGATAAAACCGTTATCCGGGCTTTCCTGGGCCATTTACATGAAAAAGGTCGGGCTAAGACTTCGATAGCCAGGAAATTAGCTGCCATTCGTTCCTTTTTAAAATATTTGAATCGGGAGGGTATTTTGACTCTGAACCCGGCTTCCTTTGTAACCAGTCCCAAGCTTCCCCAAAGAATACCCTCCTTTCTATCTGTTTCCGAGGTATCCACCCTGCTGCAGTCTGTAGATCCCCAGGTAAATCCTGAAAATTCAAGTTCTCAAACTTCAAAGAGAATAGGCTTCTCAGCCCCTCATCTCCTTAGCTTAAGGGATCATGCCATCTTAGAGGTTTTATATGCTACGGGGATAAGGGTTGGAGAGCTGGTTAATCTGAAGATTAATCAGGTTAACTTTGAGGAAAAAACAATCCGGGTACGAGGTAAAGGAAAAAAAGAGCGGATGGTTTTATTGGGAACACCTGCTGTGGCAGCTTTGAAGGCTTATTTGCTCGAAAGAGAACGGTTGGAATCTCTGTTAAGAACTGAGAGAAATGAAAATCCACCTCTTTTTGTCGACTATAAAGGGGATCCTCTAACAGACCGAAGTATACGGCGTATTGTAGAGAAGTGCGTGCGAAAGAGCTTACTTTCTAAGCAGATTTCTCCCCATTCCCTTCGTCACACGTTTGCAACTCATCTGTTAGACTCTGGAGCCGATTTACGTGCTATTCAAGAATTACTGGGTCATGAGAGTCTGTCCACGACTCAAAAGTATACCCATGTAAGTATAAATAAACTGATGGAGGTCTATGAAAAAGCGCACCCGAAAGCGTAA
- a CDS encoding phage holin family protein, producing MAENKISRAESGFDLGQLIQKLFQDLSRLMQNEVQLLKIELEEDVSKLMRGSILLIIGAVFGFFAFGVLTVTLIALLMKVLHSLIWSSLIVGMVYLIIGYILIEIGKTKARQATPVLNESIKELQKDKDVIGKEL from the coding sequence ATGGCAGAAAATAAGATATCAAGGGCTGAATCCGGTTTTGATTTAGGACAGCTCATTCAAAAACTTTTTCAAGATCTTTCCCGATTAATGCAAAACGAGGTTCAACTTCTGAAGATAGAGCTTGAAGAAGATGTGTCCAAGTTGATGAGGGGAAGCATTCTCCTGATAATCGGGGCGGTTTTTGGATTTTTTGCCTTTGGGGTTTTGACGGTTACCTTGATTGCGTTATTAATGAAGGTCCTTCATAGTTTGATTTGGTCAAGTCTTATAGTAGGAATGGTCTACCTTATTATAGGCTATATTTTAATAGAGATAGGAAAAACTAAGGCCCGGCAAGCAACTCCTGTATTAAATGAGAGTATAAAGGAGTTGCAAAAAGATAAGGACGTCATAGGAAAGGAATTATAA
- the dprA gene encoding DNA-processing protein DprA: MEDNRIYWLALSLVQGVGAILFKRLIEAFGSPRNVFEASPEALQQVDGVGAKTAHHIKTFFKTDILRKQLQLLEKHRVQIVTLSDSNYPELLRNIFDPPPVLYVKGTFSERDQLAVAVVGSRKSSSYGRLTAEKICLDLVSRGVTIVSGLARGIDSFAHRGALKGGGRTIAVLGNGVDCIYPRENRRLYEAIVEKGAVISEFPLGTPPDRKNFPVRNRIISGLSLGVVVVEAGDQSGALITADQALEQGREVLAIPGNVSSYTSRGTHRLIKQGAKLVETAEDILEELSLSRIGAGTQIQPLLSNSSRSIPPHSPERKGMISSSPFLKGLKGETTPPLEDLTEDEKSVYAVIGSEPLHVDEIVHRLQRPAGFVLGVLMMLEMKNKIKQLSGKMFIRNDF, encoded by the coding sequence ATGGAAGATAATAGAATTTATTGGTTGGCCTTAAGTCTCGTACAAGGGGTAGGAGCTATCCTCTTCAAACGATTAATAGAAGCCTTCGGCTCCCCACGTAATGTTTTTGAGGCTTCTCCAGAGGCCCTTCAACAGGTAGACGGCGTTGGGGCTAAAACGGCCCATCATATTAAAACGTTCTTCAAAACAGATATCCTCAGAAAACAGCTTCAACTTTTAGAGAAACATCGGGTTCAGATTGTAACCCTTAGCGACTCAAACTACCCGGAGCTCTTAAGAAATATTTTCGATCCGCCTCCTGTTCTATATGTGAAAGGAACTTTCTCAGAAAGGGACCAGTTGGCCGTTGCCGTAGTTGGTTCGAGGAAATCTTCTTCATATGGGCGATTAACCGCCGAAAAGATCTGTTTAGATTTGGTTTCCAGGGGTGTCACCATTGTAAGTGGATTGGCCAGGGGAATCGATAGTTTTGCCCATCGGGGGGCCTTAAAGGGAGGGGGAAGAACTATTGCAGTTCTTGGAAATGGAGTTGATTGCATTTATCCACGGGAAAATCGAAGGTTATACGAAGCGATTGTGGAAAAGGGAGCGGTAATTTCTGAGTTTCCTTTAGGAACTCCGCCGGATCGAAAGAATTTCCCGGTTCGAAATCGAATTATTAGTGGGCTGAGCCTGGGTGTTGTGGTAGTAGAAGCCGGTGATCAAAGTGGAGCTTTGATCACAGCCGACCAGGCCCTCGAGCAAGGGCGTGAAGTCCTGGCTATTCCCGGGAACGTTTCTTCCTACACCAGTCGAGGGACCCACCGTTTGATCAAGCAAGGTGCTAAATTAGTAGAAACTGCAGAAGATATTCTGGAAGAGCTTTCTCTATCCCGTATAGGGGCTGGAACCCAAATCCAACCTCTGCTTTCAAACTCTTCTCGCTCCATCCCACCCCATTCCCCCGAGCGAAAAGGGATGATCTCTTCTTCACCCTTTCTTAAAGGTCTTAAAGGAGAAACGACTCCTCCCCTGGAAGATCTTACAGAAGATGAGAAGTCGGTCTATGCAGTCATCGGTTCTGAACCTTTGCACGTAGATGAAATTGTTCATCGCCTTCAACGTCCAGCAGGATTTGTGTTGGGAGTTCTCATGATGTTAGAGATGAAAAACAAAATCAAGCAGCTTTCCGGCAAGATGTTTATACGAAATGACTTCTAA
- the hslV gene encoding ATP-dependent protease subunit HslV: protein MFHSTTILSVRHKGRVAMAGDGQVTFGDTIMKHNARKVRRMYHDKIIAGFAGAAADAFALFSRFENKVEEYRGNLYRASVELAKDWRTDRILRRLEALLAVADRDYSLIISGTGDIIEPDDGIIGIGSGGSYALAAAKALVHHTDLSAREIVEEAMKIASSICVYTNDKIIVEEL, encoded by the coding sequence ATGTTTCATTCTACAACAATTTTATCTGTTCGGCACAAAGGCCGTGTTGCTATGGCTGGAGATGGACAAGTTACCTTTGGGGATACAATTATGAAGCATAATGCTCGAAAAGTCAGGCGGATGTACCATGATAAAATTATAGCGGGCTTTGCGGGTGCCGCTGCAGACGCTTTTGCCCTTTTTTCCAGATTTGAAAATAAAGTAGAAGAATATCGGGGTAACTTATACAGAGCCTCGGTAGAGCTGGCTAAGGACTGGAGAACAGATAGAATTCTTCGAAGGTTAGAAGCTCTACTGGCTGTGGCAGATCGGGATTATTCTTTGATTATCTCGGGAACAGGAGACATTATCGAACCCGATGATGGCATTATCGGTATAGGTTCTGGGGGTTCTTATGCGCTGGCGGCAGCCAAAGCTTTGGTCCATCATACCGATTTGAGTGCGAGGGAAATTGTTGAGGAGGCCATGAAAATCGCTTCCTCTATTTGTGTTTATACCAACGATAAAATTATCGTTGAAGAACTTTAA